From one Candidatus Acididesulfobacter guangdongensis genomic stretch:
- a CDS encoding molybdopterin molybdenumtransferase MoeA: MINFDDALNIILSTKIKVNTALIPSSESTGRICSSDIKSKIDFPSENNSAMDGYALKSNFTEEAHPESVIKLKINQNTIYAGSLNKHTIETDGAVKIMTGGYMPANFDAVIPIEKTKTENNFLLLDSPVKQGSNVRLKGEDIKKNDIIIPKNTKLSYTQAALLAACNVKQIRAYDNIPISIISTGNEIISINETYKYGKVINSNGIMAESFMSNNGCRILKNVICKDKLSAIKKELEAALITSKIIITSAGASFGEKDFTEKALMELGLKIKFRQVAMKPAKPFSFGLIDKTPIFIVPGNPVAFFVCLIVFIKPFIEKQLNLNNSYNLFNSSAISKITSAFHKKHNRREFLPARTFIEKGCLYSEVYKKIGPAMISSFAHINSIISIPEETTEIKAFEDVNIYFI; this comes from the coding sequence ATGATTAATTTTGACGATGCCTTAAATATTATACTATCAACTAAAATTAAAGTTAATACTGCTTTAATTCCGTCTTCTGAAAGCACTGGGCGCATATGTTCGTCGGATATTAAATCAAAAATAGATTTTCCTTCTGAAAACAATTCCGCTATGGATGGATATGCGCTAAAATCTAATTTTACCGAAGAAGCACATCCAGAATCTGTAATAAAATTAAAAATAAATCAAAATACAATATACGCCGGAAGTTTAAACAAACATACAATTGAGACGGACGGAGCAGTTAAAATTATGACCGGCGGATATATGCCGGCTAATTTTGATGCCGTGATTCCGATTGAAAAAACAAAAACGGAAAATAATTTTTTACTTTTAGACTCGCCTGTAAAACAAGGTTCGAACGTAAGATTAAAAGGCGAGGATATTAAAAAAAACGACATCATCATCCCAAAAAATACAAAATTGTCATACACGCAGGCAGCGCTGCTTGCCGCCTGTAACGTTAAACAAATCAGAGCATACGATAATATTCCCATATCTATAATTTCTACCGGCAATGAAATTATATCCATAAACGAAACTTATAAATACGGTAAAGTAATTAATTCCAACGGGATAATGGCGGAATCTTTTATGTCAAATAACGGCTGCCGCATATTAAAAAATGTAATATGCAAAGATAAATTATCCGCAATAAAAAAAGAATTGGAAGCCGCTCTTATTACAAGCAAAATTATAATTACATCTGCAGGCGCTTCCTTCGGAGAAAAAGATTTTACCGAAAAGGCTTTAATGGAACTGGGTCTAAAAATTAAATTCAGACAGGTCGCAATGAAACCGGCTAAACCCTTTTCTTTTGGTCTGATAGACAAAACTCCTATTTTTATAGTCCCCGGAAACCCAGTCGCATTTTTTGTTTGTTTGATTGTTTTTATAAAACCTTTCATAGAAAAACAGCTTAATTTAAATAATTCTTATAATTTATTTAACTCCTCGGCAATTTCGAAAATAACTTCCGCTTTCCATAAAAAACACAATAGGAGAGAATTTCTGCCTGCAAGAACGTTTATCGAAAAGGGATGCTTATATTCTGAGGTATATAAAAAAATAGGTCCTGCAATGATCAGTTCTTTCGCCCATATTAATTCTATTATTTCCATACCTGAAGAAACTACTGAAATTAAGGCATTTGAAGATGTTAATATATATTTTATTTAA
- a CDS encoding cation transporter yields the protein MFGLNNILKAFLNREQVFIKLRLISYIGIAVNVVLTVLKFIVGITGQSEALVADGFNSLADIFAGFVVYISFKISKKPQDKEHPYGHAKAEMIATFIVALILFGFGFFVVAISALKLYYGISEKPAIDTLFVALATIIIKEILYLWTLKWGHLLKSTGLIATAYDHKSDVMASAAVVIGIVAARLGYTFMDPLAGLIVSIFIFRLAIKLIKESVGNLMDESPPASVVARIRKVIKNIKGIEDITDLRVRKSGPYIYVDVNIEVDSSLTVKMAHDIAETAKDELIMSNPYINDVMVHINPYDKNKYSRKFLKI from the coding sequence ATATTCGGGTTAAATAATATTTTGAAAGCTTTTTTAAACAGAGAACAGGTATTTATTAAATTACGTTTAATATCTTACATAGGTATTGCCGTAAACGTTGTCCTGACAGTATTAAAATTTATTGTTGGAATAACGGGACAATCGGAAGCTCTTGTCGCAGACGGTTTTAATTCCCTTGCGGATATTTTTGCCGGTTTTGTTGTATATATATCTTTCAAAATTTCAAAAAAACCGCAGGACAAGGAACATCCGTACGGTCATGCAAAAGCTGAAATGATTGCCACTTTTATAGTAGCGTTAATCTTATTCGGTTTTGGTTTTTTTGTCGTTGCTATATCTGCATTAAAGCTATATTACGGTATTTCGGAAAAACCCGCTATTGATACGTTATTTGTCGCGCTGGCAACTATTATTATAAAAGAGATACTTTATTTATGGACGCTAAAATGGGGTCATTTGCTTAAATCAACAGGACTTATCGCAACTGCCTATGACCACAAAAGCGATGTAATGGCATCTGCCGCAGTTGTAATAGGCATAGTGGCGGCAAGACTGGGCTATACTTTTATGGACCCTCTTGCAGGTTTAATAGTGAGTATATTTATTTTCAGACTGGCTATAAAATTAATTAAAGAATCTGTCGGCAATCTTATGGATGAAAGCCCCCCCGCTTCGGTTGTCGCAAGAATCCGGAAAGTTATAAAAAATATTAAAGGAATAGAAGACATAACAGATCTCAGGGTAAGAAAATCCGGTCCGTATATATACGTTGACGTTAATATAGAAGTCGATTCTTCGTTAACCGTAAAAATGGCGCATGATATTGCAGAAACGGCAAAGGATGAACTTATTATGTCAAATCCTTATATAAATGATGTCATGGTTCACATTAATCCCTACGACAAAAATAAATATAGCCGTAAATTTTTAAAAATATAA
- a CDS encoding sigma-54-dependent Fis family transcriptional regulator, with protein sequence MTKREKRILIVDDEESIVFVLKKLLEDEFIIDTASEGQAALQLINEYNYFAVFLDIRIPKINGMEILSYSRELANPPNVIIMTAQNTMINAIDAMKKGAYDYITKPFDVEEIVGIIKKIRKDELDALPQNNTNVKNIDILDSLLVGKSKVMQEIFKTIGKLSHNSLTVLILGESGTGKELVARAIHLNSLRNKKPFIVVNTPSVPFDLLESELFGHEKGSFTGANEKREGKFLQANGGTIFLDEIGDMPLDLQAKLLRVIQEKEVEPVGSNKSIKIDVRIIAATNRNLKSMIKESKFREDLYYRLNVIEITLPPLRDRKSDIPVLANFFIEKFAKELGISGKQLNEESLSFLQSHNFPGNIRELENAIRRTMIMSHHSTLTPEDFYDIINPETNINSLKPSDKRNNDSTPFEDIIRQRIKNYLEKIKDTNLTDVYKTIIGTTEKIVIEEILILSKNNQIKASNLLGINRNTLRKKIKEFNISKKII encoded by the coding sequence ATGACTAAAAGAGAAAAAAGAATTTTAATTGTAGATGATGAAGAAAGTATAGTTTTCGTATTAAAGAAATTATTAGAGGACGAATTTATCATTGATACGGCATCAGAAGGGCAAGCGGCGCTTCAGCTTATAAACGAATATAATTATTTTGCCGTTTTTCTTGATATAAGAATACCTAAGATCAACGGTATGGAAATATTATCTTATTCAAGAGAACTTGCGAATCCCCCTAACGTTATAATAATGACTGCTCAGAATACTATGATCAATGCCATAGATGCTATGAAAAAAGGGGCATACGATTATATAACTAAACCGTTTGACGTGGAAGAAATAGTAGGAATAATCAAAAAAATAAGAAAAGACGAACTAGATGCATTGCCGCAAAACAATACTAATGTAAAAAATATTGATATTCTTGATTCTCTATTAGTAGGAAAATCTAAGGTAATGCAAGAAATATTCAAAACTATAGGAAAATTATCACATAACAGTTTGACTGTTTTGATTCTCGGAGAATCAGGCACGGGGAAAGAATTAGTCGCACGGGCAATACATCTTAATAGTTTACGCAATAAAAAACCGTTTATAGTGGTCAATACTCCTTCAGTTCCTTTTGATTTGTTAGAATCCGAACTTTTTGGCCATGAAAAAGGGTCATTTACAGGCGCAAATGAAAAAAGGGAAGGAAAATTCCTTCAGGCAAACGGCGGTACAATTTTTCTTGATGAGATAGGCGATATGCCTCTTGACCTTCAGGCAAAATTATTAAGGGTAATCCAGGAAAAAGAAGTGGAACCGGTAGGCTCAAATAAATCGATTAAAATAGACGTGAGAATTATCGCTGCAACCAACAGAAACCTGAAATCAATGATAAAAGAATCTAAATTTAGGGAAGATTTGTATTACAGGCTTAATGTCATAGAAATTACCCTTCCTCCTCTTAGAGACAGAAAATCAGATATTCCGGTTCTTGCAAATTTTTTTATAGAAAAATTTGCAAAAGAATTAGGCATCTCAGGCAAACAGTTAAATGAAGAATCTCTTTCTTTTTTACAATCTCATAATTTTCCGGGCAATATCAGAGAGCTGGAAAACGCGATAAGAAGGACGATGATTATGTCCCACCATTCAACGCTTACACCTGAAGATTTCTATGATATCATTAACCCTGAAACCAACATTAACAGTTTAAAACCTTCAGACAAAAGAAATAATGATTCTACCCCCTTCGAAGATATAATAAGACAAAGGATAAAAAATTATCTTGAAAAAATTAAAGACACAAATTTAACTGATGTTTATAAAACAATAATAGGAACGACTGAAAAAATAGTTATAGAAGAAATTCTTATTTTATCAAAAAATAACCAGATAAAAGCTTCTAACCTCTTAGGTATAAATAGAAATACGTTAAGAAAAAAAATAAAAGAATTTAACATTTCAAAAAAAATTATTTGA
- a CDS encoding phosphoglycerate dehydrogenase, with amino-acid sequence MLKVLVSDKLSKEGIDILSKTGKIQVDVKVGLKPEELKSIIHEYHGIVIRSATKLTKDIIEAAKNLKVIGRAGSGLDNVDKAAATAAGIVVMNTPGGNTVTTAELTFGMLLAMSRYIPQSFLSIKEGKWEKSKFQGVEVYGKTLGIIGLGNIGQTLNKRAKCFGMNVIGYDPFLSKEKAQELEINYVGLDEIYEKSDYISVHTPLSKETKGMINKETIAKMKDGVRLLNIARGGIINEVDLYEALKSKKVASCALDVFEVEPPVDNPLLTLDNLIVTPHLGASTVEAQVNVAVAVCNQIVDYLLNGTIKNAVNVPSVTKEELEIVGPYLTLGEKLGKLTGNLVTGAIKSVKIDYNGIVANHNVSAITPNIIKGLLYPLLGEDVNYINANETAKKRGITVVEAKSDSNLDYTSTITVSVSTDAETFVITGAIFGKKNPWIVKINNYAIEAIPEGHILAIFNLDKSGVIASIGKVLGKNNINIARMHLGRDKEQAISILQLDSKADSTVINELLAEPNILRAQYLEL; translated from the coding sequence ATGCTAAAAGTTCTTGTGAGTGATAAACTTTCTAAAGAAGGTATCGATATATTATCCAAAACCGGTAAAATTCAGGTTGATGTCAAAGTAGGATTAAAGCCCGAAGAGCTTAAATCAATAATACATGAATATCACGGCATAGTTATCAGGAGCGCAACAAAACTTACCAAAGATATAATTGAAGCCGCTAAAAATCTTAAAGTTATCGGCAGAGCAGGCAGCGGATTAGACAATGTCGATAAAGCTGCAGCAACCGCCGCAGGAATTGTTGTAATGAATACGCCGGGCGGTAATACTGTTACTACGGCTGAGCTTACTTTCGGTATGCTTCTTGCAATGTCAAGATATATTCCTCAGTCTTTTTTATCTATTAAAGAAGGCAAATGGGAGAAAAGCAAATTTCAGGGCGTTGAGGTATATGGCAAGACATTAGGTATAATAGGTTTAGGAAATATAGGACAGACATTAAATAAAAGAGCAAAATGCTTTGGTATGAATGTTATAGGATATGACCCGTTTCTTTCCAAAGAAAAAGCTCAGGAACTTGAAATTAACTATGTCGGTTTAGATGAAATTTATGAAAAATCGGATTATATAAGCGTGCATACCCCGCTTTCCAAAGAAACAAAAGGTATGATAAACAAAGAAACTATTGCAAAAATGAAAGACGGCGTGAGGCTTCTCAATATTGCAAGAGGCGGTATAATAAATGAAGTTGACCTTTATGAAGCATTAAAATCTAAAAAAGTAGCGTCCTGCGCATTAGATGTTTTTGAGGTTGAACCTCCGGTTGACAACCCTCTGCTTACATTGGACAATTTAATTGTAACTCCGCATCTTGGCGCATCCACGGTCGAAGCACAGGTAAACGTCGCAGTGGCTGTTTGCAATCAGATAGTCGATTACTTGCTTAACGGTACTATAAAAAATGCCGTAAATGTTCCTTCGGTTACAAAAGAGGAATTGGAAATAGTAGGACCTTATTTAACATTGGGAGAAAAATTAGGCAAACTTACAGGAAATTTAGTTACCGGCGCTATTAAATCAGTTAAGATAGATTACAACGGTATCGTTGCCAACCATAACGTTTCTGCCATTACTCCAAATATTATAAAGGGTCTGCTATATCCGCTTTTAGGAGAAGACGTTAATTATATAAATGCAAATGAAACGGCAAAAAAACGCGGAATAACGGTAGTGGAGGCAAAATCAGATTCTAATCTTGACTATACCAGCACAATTACCGTTTCGGTATCAACAGACGCAGAAACTTTTGTTATAACAGGCGCAATATTCGGCAAAAAGAATCCGTGGATTGTTAAAATTAATAATTATGCAATAGAAGCTATTCCCGAAGGTCATATTTTGGCAATATTTAATCTTGATAAATCAGGGGTTATCGCTTCCATAGGCAAAGTTTTAGGGAAAAATAATATAAATATAGCAAGGATGCACTTAGGCAGAGATAAAGAGCAGGCTATTTCTATATTGCAGCTTGATTCAAAAGCCGATAGCACCGTTATAAATGAATTATTAGCAGAACCTAACATTTTACGTGCGCAATACCTTGAATTATAA
- a CDS encoding LysM peptidoglycan-binding domain-containing protein — MNLKLNYILILRNVLFNFALFISAFLAIAFYLFFITGNSYGAAVKIQPAASNIIQVNFDNVSKINAPKNNKLKHKKQSVLLTVTPGKLKVAYNNIKKKVSGRHKKHKKVYQREINDRKIKNTVLNNSGLLNTGGKAFSNASHIFPMIINKEIIHYIHFYQNTGRGVFKEMLERSERYIPMIKSVFKKLGLPNDLAYLAMVESGFSPTAYSYAGASGMWQFIPSTARIFGLTINWWVDERRNPIESTYAAGEYLKNLFNTFGSWYLAAAAYNSGQMTIERALSLYPGGNFWTISQNKPYLLPGQTRRYVPKIVAAAIIAKDPQNFGFKNLKYEKPIKFAQVKVPFSVSLFALAKCAEISENSLWKLNPDILRGVTPPDDPHFLLNIPADKLKIFKHNFKDIRQYIPQTPKVVNVSYKKPLNSWYYTVQPGDTLDSIALKYGVSLNTLEEDNHLSSYSLINVGEKLLIPGNGGNNSYSSNQSHSSFYYTVQPGDTLDSIALKYGVSLNTLEEDNHLSSYSLINVGEKLLIPGNGGNNSYSSNQSHSSFYYTVQPGDTLDSIALKYGVSLNTLEEDNHLSSYSLINVGEKLLIPGNGGNSLVRPVNLQKKYITVKPGMTLWSIAKTYNISLQTIKNINNINNSNIHVGEKIYLTSNYSNNLNADTKFDAKNTNINKKLIEYKVKFGDSLYAIAAKYHSSVKSIMAYNNLKNQNSIYPGQVLKIN, encoded by the coding sequence ATGAACTTAAAATTAAACTATATATTAATATTAAGGAACGTTCTATTTAACTTCGCATTATTTATATCCGCTTTCTTGGCCATTGCTTTTTATCTTTTTTTTATTACCGGTAATTCTTACGGCGCTGCGGTAAAAATCCAACCTGCTGCGTCAAATATAATTCAGGTTAATTTTGACAACGTTTCTAAAATTAACGCTCCTAAAAATAATAAACTTAAACATAAAAAGCAATCTGTTCTGCTAACCGTTACCCCAGGCAAACTAAAAGTCGCATATAATAATATTAAAAAGAAAGTTAGTGGCAGACACAAAAAGCACAAAAAAGTTTATCAACGAGAAATTAACGATAGGAAAATTAAAAATACTGTATTAAACAACTCTGGACTTTTAAATACAGGCGGTAAAGCTTTCTCTAATGCCTCTCATATTTTTCCTATGATTATCAATAAAGAAATTATCCATTATATTCACTTTTATCAAAATACAGGCAGGGGTGTTTTTAAAGAAATGCTGGAAAGATCCGAAAGATATATCCCTATGATAAAATCTGTTTTTAAAAAACTCGGCTTGCCTAATGATTTAGCATATCTGGCAATGGTGGAAAGCGGATTTTCTCCAACGGCTTATTCATATGCAGGCGCAAGCGGCATGTGGCAGTTTATTCCTTCAACTGCCAGAATATTCGGTTTAACGATTAACTGGTGGGTGGATGAAAGAAGAAATCCTATAGAGTCAACTTATGCGGCAGGGGAATATTTAAAAAATCTATTTAATACATTCGGCTCATGGTATTTAGCAGCTGCCGCATATAATTCAGGTCAAATGACAATAGAAAGAGCGCTGTCTCTTTATCCCGGAGGTAATTTTTGGACAATATCCCAAAACAAACCTTATCTGCTGCCGGGGCAAACACGAAGATATGTTCCGAAAATAGTAGCTGCGGCAATAATCGCAAAAGACCCGCAAAATTTTGGATTTAAAAATTTAAAATATGAGAAACCTATAAAATTTGCGCAGGTTAAAGTGCCGTTTTCGGTCAGCTTATTTGCGCTTGCTAAATGCGCAGAAATATCTGAAAATAGTTTATGGAAGCTAAATCCAGATATATTACGAGGAGTTACGCCTCCTGATGATCCTCATTTTTTATTAAATATACCTGCAGATAAATTAAAAATTTTTAAACATAATTTTAAAGATATAAGACAATATATTCCTCAGACTCCTAAGGTCGTCAATGTATCTTATAAGAAACCGCTAAATAGCTGGTACTATACAGTGCAGCCCGGCGATACTCTGGATTCAATCGCTTTAAAATATGGTGTTTCGCTTAATACGTTAGAAGAAGACAATCATTTAAGTTCATATTCTTTAATTAATGTGGGCGAAAAATTGCTTATTCCTGGTAATGGCGGCAATAATAGCTACAGTTCAAATCAAAGCCATTCAAGCTTTTACTATACAGTGCAGCCCGGCGATACTCTGGATTCAATCGCTTTAAAATATGGTGTTTCGCTTAATACGTTAGAAGAAGACAATCATTTAAGTTCATATTCTTTAATTAATGTGGGCGAAAAATTGCTTATTCCTGGTAATGGCGGCAATAATAGCTACAGTTCAAATCAAAGCCATTCAAGCTTTTACTATACAGTGCAGCCCGGCGATACTCTGGATTCAATCGCTTTAAAATATGGTGTTTCGCTTAATACGTTAGAAGAAGACAATCATTTAAGTTCATATTCTTTAATTAATGTGGGCGAAAAATTGCTTATTCCTGGTAATGGCGGCAATAGTTTAGTAAGACCTGTAAACTTGCAAAAAAAATATATAACGGTAAAACCGGGCATGACATTATGGAGTATCGCGAAAACTTATAATATATCATTGCAAACAATTAAAAATATAAACAATATTAATAATTCAAACATACACGTCGGCGAAAAAATATATCTTACAAGCAATTATAGCAACAACCTTAATGCCGATACTAAATTTGACGCTAAAAACACTAATATTAATAAAAAGCTTATCGAATATAAGGTAAAATTCGGCGATTCTCTGTACGCGATAGCGGCTAAATATCATTCGTCGGTGAAATCTATAATGGCTTATAATAATCTAAAAAACCAAAATTCAATTTATCCGGGACAAGTTTTAAAAATAAACTAA
- the hisZ gene encoding ATP phosphoribosyltransferase regulatory subunit, whose amino-acid sequence MIINIIRVNKNNIKLGTQPPAGTKDFLPYEAAVITESSRVLLNEFSKWGYKRVITPSVELVDTLRISSDVNNLFKVVDVGSGELLSFRSDFTLQIGRLSSAVINSNVLPFKFSYCGPVLRNIDIVSGKHREIWQAGVELIGPDSPESDAELIVMAIESLKKLKIKDFNVDIGNVEFFKGIISDLDEDISKKIEYCVVRKDVSSLTGILENVNLSDKKKDIIKELPFMFGEEDIIKKAWKMADNDRSKKAIENIERIISYIKTYRLNDYITVDLGEVRRLHYYTGTIFECYASGIGYELLGGGRYNNLSKSFGQSYAGAGFAINLDIISELLGINRTNVKHNEFVVANKTADYVISVELNNFLKEAGYKSEINYMEYGYIEHIEYMKKNNIDNLVYIYNDKNNAEKEKNIISYQNIKDLSKINFYSLEEFKKYIINIHNEHASETL is encoded by the coding sequence ATTATAATTAATATAATCAGAGTGAATAAAAATAATATAAAATTAGGAACGCAGCCGCCTGCCGGCACTAAGGATTTTTTGCCGTATGAAGCGGCGGTAATCACAGAATCGTCCAGGGTACTGCTTAACGAATTTTCTAAATGGGGATATAAAAGGGTTATAACCCCGAGTGTTGAACTTGTTGACACTTTGAGGATAAGTTCCGATGTCAATAATTTATTTAAAGTTGTTGATGTAGGATCTGGAGAACTTTTATCTTTCAGAAGCGATTTTACGTTACAAATCGGGAGATTAAGTTCCGCCGTTATCAATTCTAATGTTTTGCCTTTTAAATTTTCTTATTGCGGACCTGTGTTGAGAAATATAGACATAGTAAGCGGCAAACACAGAGAAATATGGCAGGCAGGCGTTGAACTGATAGGACCTGATTCGCCGGAAAGCGATGCGGAACTTATAGTTATGGCAATAGAATCGTTAAAAAAATTAAAGATTAAAGATTTTAATGTTGACATAGGCAATGTTGAATTTTTTAAGGGCATAATTTCTGATTTAGATGAAGACATAAGTAAAAAAATAGAATATTGCGTTGTAAGAAAAGACGTTTCATCCTTGACAGGTATACTTGAAAATGTAAATTTAAGCGATAAAAAAAAGGATATTATTAAAGAGCTGCCTTTCATGTTCGGCGAGGAAGATATTATAAAAAAGGCTTGGAAGATGGCGGATAATGACAGGTCAAAAAAAGCGATTGAAAATATAGAAAGAATAATATCGTACATTAAAACATACAGATTAAACGATTATATTACGGTTGATCTCGGCGAGGTTCGCCGGTTGCATTATTATACCGGAACAATTTTCGAATGTTATGCGTCAGGTATCGGCTATGAACTGTTAGGCGGAGGAAGGTATAATAATCTTTCGAAATCTTTTGGTCAAAGTTATGCCGGTGCAGGATTTGCCATAAATTTAGATATAATTTCAGAATTGCTTGGTATAAACAGAACAAACGTAAAGCATAATGAGTTTGTGGTAGCAAACAAAACAGCTGATTATGTAATTTCCGTCGAGTTGAACAATTTCTTGAAAGAAGCGGGATATAAATCGGAAATTAATTATATGGAGTACGGCTACATTGAACACATTGAATACATGAAGAAGAATAACATTGATAACTTAGTCTATATATATAATGATAAAAATAATGCCGAAAAAGAAAAAAATATTATTTCCTATCAAAACATAAAAGATTTAAGTAAAATCAATTTTTATTCTCTTGAAGAATTTAAAAAGTATATAATAAACATACATAACGAACATGC
- a CDS encoding response regulator, with protein sequence MTNDNSIKGNILVIDDEIDLIELLKYNLAKDGYNIQFALNGYDGIHFAELTKPDLIILDLMLPDLTGYEVCKRIKANSVISAIPIIFLSAKQEEVDKILGFEAGGEDYMTKPFSVNELIARIRAIFKRTYINTSNRLIDIDSGKISKQSEFNFKNITVNVPKHSVTVKNHEIKLSPTEFKLLVFLMTYAGEVFSREKLLDNIWGNDSFVEPRTVDVHIRRLRSNIEIDKTVKFIDTVRGAGYRFINED encoded by the coding sequence ATGACAAACGATAATTCTATAAAAGGCAATATATTAGTAATAGACGATGAAATAGATCTTATAGAATTATTAAAATATAATCTCGCAAAAGACGGCTACAATATTCAATTTGCTTTAAACGGCTACGATGGCATACACTTCGCCGAATTAACAAAACCTGATTTAATTATCCTTGATTTAATGCTTCCTGATTTAACGGGATATGAGGTTTGCAAACGAATTAAAGCTAATAGCGTAATCAGCGCAATACCTATTATATTTTTATCCGCCAAGCAGGAAGAAGTGGACAAAATCCTTGGATTCGAAGCCGGCGGAGAAGACTATATGACAAAACCTTTTTCAGTAAATGAACTTATTGCAAGAATAAGAGCTATCTTTAAGAGAACATATATAAATACGTCAAATCGCCTGATAGACATAGACAGCGGAAAGATATCAAAACAAAGTGAATTTAATTTTAAAAATATAACCGTCAATGTACCAAAGCATAGCGTAACAGTTAAAAATCATGAAATAAAACTGAGTCCTACCGAATTCAAACTGCTTGTATTTTTGATGACTTACGCAGGGGAAGTTTTTTCAAGAGAAAAATTATTGGACAATATATGGGGAAATGATTCATTCGTGGAACCAAGAACAGTAGATGTACATATACGCAGACTCCGCTCAAATATTGAGATAGACAAAACCGTTAAATTTATAGACACTGTAAGAGGCGCAGGTTATAGGTTTATCAACGAAGATTAA
- a CDS encoding alanine--glyoxylate aminotransferase family protein: protein MQKKYLLAPGPTPVPERVLAEMSLPIIHHRAPEYSVVLQEVRDNLKYLFQTKNEVLIFTSSGTGAMEGCVSNLLSKGDHAIAVRGGKFGERWFDICKAYSVNVQALDVEWGHAVSPKAIEDALNNDPEIKAVYIQASETSTGVYHPVKEIAEIVKKRANTILVVDAITALGVVNIPQDEWGIDVVVTGSQKALMLPPGLAFASLSEKAWSFVEQSDLPKYYFNFKKEKKSLEKNQNAYTPNVQLIVGLREVLKEIKEEGLEHVFKRHASLANATKKAVQALGLKLYPVDEPSNALTAVWAPEGIDAGKITKLIREKYGITIAGGQDAVKGKIFRIAHLGYAGCFDVITVISALEAVLKELGYKFESGAGLKAAQEALFGA, encoded by the coding sequence ATGCAGAAAAAATATCTGTTAGCACCGGGACCTACGCCAGTTCCAGAGCGCGTACTGGCGGAGATGTCGCTTCCAATTATTCATCACAGAGCACCTGAATATTCTGTTGTATTGCAAGAAGTAAGAGACAATTTAAAGTATCTATTTCAGACGAAAAATGAAGTTTTAATCTTTACGTCAAGCGGTACCGGTGCAATGGAAGGGTGCGTATCAAATTTGCTTTCTAAAGGCGACCATGCTATAGCAGTAAGAGGCGGGAAATTTGGAGAAAGATGGTTTGATATCTGCAAAGCATATTCTGTTAACGTTCAGGCACTTGATGTAGAATGGGGGCATGCAGTTTCTCCAAAGGCTATAGAAGATGCGCTGAATAACGACCCTGAAATTAAAGCTGTGTATATTCAGGCTTCTGAAACATCCACGGGAGTATACCATCCTGTAAAAGAAATAGCCGAAATAGTAAAAAAAAGAGCTAACACAATACTGGTAGTTGATGCCATAACAGCCCTCGGCGTGGTTAATATTCCTCAGGACGAATGGGGTATAGATGTCGTGGTTACCGGCTCCCAAAAGGCTCTTATGCTTCCTCCCGGACTTGCTTTTGCTTCACTAAGCGAAAAAGCATGGTCTTTTGTTGAACAATCAGATTTACCCAAATATTATTTTAATTTTAAAAAAGAAAAGAAATCTTTAGAAAAGAATCAAAATGCATATACGCCTAATGTCCAGCTTATTGTTGGACTGAGGGAAGTTTTAAAAGAAATTAAAGAGGAAGGATTAGAACATGTGTTTAAGAGGCATGCGAGTTTAGCGAATGCCACAAAAAAAGCGGTTCAGGCTTTAGGTTTAAAATTATATCCCGTCGATGAACCCTCTAATGCGCTCACGGCTGTTTGGGCGCCTGAAGGTATAGATGCCGGAAAGATTACTAAATTAATTAGAGAAAAATACGGCATAACTATAGCAGGCGGACAGGATGCAGTTAAAGGCAAAATATTCAGAATTGCCCATTTAGGATATGCAGGCTGTTTTGATGTTATAACGGTTATTTCAGCATTAGAAGCAGTATTGAAAGAACTCGGCTATAAATTTGAATCTGGTGCCGGACTGAAAGCAGCTCAAGAGGCTCTCTTCGGCGCATAA